A region from the Afifella aestuarii genome encodes:
- a CDS encoding FAD binding domain-containing protein: MYSLTYKRADSVEEARRLFQEASDAAYLSGGHTLLPTMKQRLAAHDVLVDLTRIGSMKGISVEGDRVRIGGGMTHAEVASSSEVQRAIPSLAALAGSIGDAQVRHRGTLGGSIANDDPAADYPAAALALAATITTDSREIAADDFFTALYETALEESEIVTGVSFAIPETAGYAKFRNPASRYPMAGVFVARHRDGSVRVAVTGAGNEGVFRWHAAETALSGDFSANALEGLSVDPDLMMGDIHGSAEYRANLVAVMARRALANLGSAEAII; this comes from the coding sequence ATGTATTCTCTCACCTATAAGCGTGCAGACAGCGTGGAAGAGGCGCGGCGCTTGTTCCAGGAAGCGTCCGATGCCGCCTATCTCTCCGGCGGCCACACCTTGCTGCCGACCATGAAGCAGCGGCTTGCCGCGCATGACGTGCTCGTCGATCTCACCCGCATCGGCTCCATGAAGGGGATCTCGGTCGAAGGCGATCGGGTCCGCATCGGGGGCGGCATGACGCATGCGGAGGTCGCGAGCTCCAGCGAGGTGCAGCGGGCGATCCCCTCGCTTGCCGCGCTCGCCGGTTCGATCGGGGATGCGCAGGTGCGCCATCGCGGCACGCTCGGCGGCTCGATCGCCAATGACGATCCGGCTGCCGATTATCCCGCCGCCGCGCTGGCGCTTGCCGCCACGATCACGACCGACAGCCGCGAGATTGCGGCCGATGATTTCTTCACGGCGCTCTATGAGACGGCGCTGGAGGAAAGCGAGATCGTGACGGGCGTGAGCTTCGCCATTCCCGAGACGGCGGGCTATGCCAAGTTCCGCAATCCCGCCTCGCGCTATCCGATGGCCGGGGTCTTCGTGGCTCGCCATCGCGATGGCTCGGTCCGCGTCGCCGTCACCGGTGCCGGCAATGAAGGCGTCTTCCGCTGGCATGCGGCGGAGACCGCGCTTTCCGGGGATTTCTCCGCCAATGCGCTGGAAGGCCTCAGCGTCGATCCCGATCTGATGATGGGCGACATTCACGGCTCGGCCGAATACCGGGCGAACCTCGTCGCCGTGATGGCACGGCGGGCGCTCGCCAATCTCGGCTCGGCCGAGGCGATCATCTGA
- a CDS encoding xanthine dehydrogenase family protein molybdopterin-binding subunit: MAQDGIGARVARKEDKRFITGKGRYVDDMRVAGMKHVAFVRSPYAHAKVGGINSEQARNMPGVLAVLTGSELVADGIGNLICGWMVHSKDGTPMNMGAWPALAPEVVRFVGQAVAMVIAETRGEARDAADVVAVEWEELPAITDPAKALGEGVPQLHPEAKGNLIYDWEIGDKAAADKALSEAAHVTRMEIVNNRLVPNAMEPRAALAQYDAADDHFTLWTTSQNPHVARLVLSAFYNVAPEHKLRVIAPDVGGGFGSKIFIYPEEVACLWAARKTGLAVKWTGDRSEAFLTDAHGRDHVTVAEMAFDANNRITAFKIDTIANFGAYMSLFSSSVPTYLYATLLSGQYDIPTIHCNVRGVYTNTAPVDAYRGAGRPEATYVVERMMETAARELGVAPPELRRTNFIREFPHQTPVIMNYDAGDYEASLSAALSASDYAGFGERKAEAARRGKLRGIGLSCYIEACGIAPSQAVGSLGAGVGLWESAEVRVNPVGTIEVLTGSHSHGQGHETTFAQLVAERLGVPIDNVSIVHGDTDKVQFGMGTYGSRSGAVGMSAISKAIDKVEAKAKKLAAHLLEAAEGDIEIADGEVRVAGTDKKLGWHEVCLAAYTAHNMPEGMEPGLKEGAFYDPANFTFPAGAYVCEVEVDPDTGHTEIVQFVAADDFGRVINPMIVEGQVHGGIAQGVGQAILEGCIYDAESGQLITASYNDYAMPRAHDLPSFKVSTTETICPSNPIGMKGCGEAGAIGTPPAVINAITDAIDNNDLSMPATPEKVWRALRAGAAPMRQAAE; the protein is encoded by the coding sequence ATGGCTCAAGATGGCATCGGCGCGCGGGTCGCGCGCAAGGAAGACAAGCGATTCATCACCGGTAAGGGACGATACGTCGACGACATGCGCGTCGCGGGCATGAAGCATGTCGCTTTCGTGCGAAGCCCATACGCCCACGCGAAGGTGGGGGGCATCAATTCAGAACAGGCGCGCAACATGCCGGGCGTGCTCGCCGTCCTCACGGGCTCGGAACTCGTGGCCGACGGCATCGGCAATCTCATCTGCGGCTGGATGGTCCATTCCAAGGACGGCACGCCGATGAATATGGGCGCATGGCCGGCGCTGGCGCCGGAAGTGGTGCGCTTCGTCGGCCAGGCCGTCGCCATGGTGATCGCCGAAACGCGGGGCGAGGCCCGCGATGCGGCCGATGTCGTGGCGGTGGAATGGGAGGAGCTTCCCGCCATCACCGATCCGGCGAAGGCTTTGGGGGAGGGCGTCCCGCAGCTTCATCCCGAGGCGAAGGGCAACCTGATCTACGATTGGGAGATCGGCGACAAGGCCGCAGCCGACAAGGCTTTGTCGGAGGCTGCCCATGTCACCCGCATGGAGATCGTCAACAACCGCCTCGTTCCGAACGCCATGGAGCCGCGGGCGGCGCTCGCCCAATACGACGCGGCGGACGACCATTTCACCTTGTGGACGACGTCGCAGAACCCGCATGTGGCGCGGCTCGTTCTCTCCGCCTTCTACAATGTGGCGCCCGAACACAAATTGCGGGTGATCGCGCCGGATGTCGGCGGCGGCTTCGGCTCCAAGATTTTCATCTACCCGGAAGAGGTCGCCTGCCTGTGGGCGGCGCGCAAGACGGGTCTTGCGGTGAAATGGACGGGCGACCGGTCTGAGGCGTTTTTGACCGACGCGCATGGCCGCGACCATGTCACGGTCGCGGAAATGGCCTTCGACGCGAACAACCGCATCACCGCCTTCAAGATCGACACGATCGCCAATTTCGGCGCCTACATGTCGCTCTTTTCGTCCTCGGTGCCGACCTATCTCTACGCCACGCTGTTGTCGGGGCAGTACGATATCCCGACGATCCACTGCAATGTGCGCGGCGTCTATACGAACACCGCGCCGGTCGATGCCTATCGCGGCGCCGGGCGGCCGGAAGCGACTTATGTCGTGGAGCGGATGATGGAGACGGCGGCACGCGAGCTCGGCGTGGCGCCACCGGAACTTCGGCGGACGAACTTCATCCGCGAATTCCCGCATCAGACGCCGGTGATCATGAATTACGACGCCGGCGATTACGAAGCCTCGCTGAGCGCCGCTCTGTCGGCCTCCGATTATGCCGGTTTCGGCGAGCGCAAGGCGGAAGCCGCGCGGCGCGGCAAGCTCCGCGGCATCGGTCTCTCCTGCTATATCGAAGCTTGCGGCATCGCCCCCTCGCAGGCCGTCGGGTCGCTCGGAGCGGGCGTCGGGCTTTGGGAATCGGCCGAAGTGCGGGTCAATCCGGTCGGCACGATCGAGGTTCTCACCGGCTCGCACAGCCACGGCCAGGGGCATGAGACGACGTTCGCCCAGCTCGTGGCGGAGCGCCTCGGCGTGCCGATCGACAATGTCTCGATCGTGCATGGCGACACCGACAAGGTGCAGTTCGGCATGGGCACGTACGGTTCGCGTTCCGGTGCCGTCGGCATGTCGGCGATTTCGAAAGCCATCGACAAGGTCGAGGCGAAGGCGAAAAAACTCGCCGCGCATCTTCTGGAGGCGGCGGAGGGCGATATCGAGATTGCCGATGGCGAGGTGCGTGTCGCCGGCACCGACAAGAAGCTCGGCTGGCATGAGGTCTGCCTTGCCGCCTATACGGCGCACAACATGCCGGAGGGGATGGAGCCGGGCCTCAAAGAGGGCGCCTTCTACGACCCGGCGAATTTCACCTTCCCGGCGGGCGCCTATGTCTGCGAGGTCGAGGTCGATCCCGATACCGGCCACACCGAGATCGTCCAGTTCGTGGCGGCCGATGATTTCGGGCGGGTCATCAACCCGATGATCGTCGAAGGCCAGGTGCATGGCGGCATCGCCCAGGGTGTCGGGCAGGCGATCCTGGAGGGCTGCATCTATGATGCGGAGAGCGGCCAGCTCATCACGGCGTCTTACAATGACTACGCCATGCCGCGGGCGCACGATTTGCCGTCCTTCAAGGTGTCGACCACGGAGACGATCTGTCCGTCCAATCCGATCGGCATGAAAGGCTGCGGCGAGGCGGGGGCCATCGGCACGCCGCCGGCGGTGATCAACGCCATCACCGATGCAATCGACAACAACGACCTTTCCATGCCGGCGACACCGGAGAAGGTGTGGCGGGCCCTTCGGGCCGGTGCCGCGCCGATGCGGCAGGCAGCGGAATAG
- a CDS encoding (2Fe-2S)-binding protein, whose protein sequence is MVTVTMTVNGRQVSKEVEDRRLLVDFLREDLELTGTHVGCDTSQCGACVVHLDGKAIKSCTILAAQADGTSITTIEGLANGADLHPLQAAFKEHHGLQCGYCTPGMIMSGVDIIRRHEGQLDEDTVRHELEGNICRCTGYHNIVKAILAAAQEMHGEVRQAAE, encoded by the coding sequence ATGGTCACTGTGACGATGACGGTGAATGGCCGTCAGGTCTCCAAGGAGGTGGAAGATCGCCGCCTCCTCGTGGACTTTCTGCGCGAAGATCTGGAGCTGACCGGCACGCATGTCGGCTGCGACACCTCGCAATGCGGCGCCTGCGTCGTGCATCTCGACGGCAAGGCGATCAAATCATGCACCATCCTTGCGGCGCAGGCTGACGGGACGTCGATCACGACGATCGAAGGGCTCGCCAATGGCGCCGATCTGCATCCCCTGCAGGCGGCCTTCAAAGAGCATCACGGTCTGCAATGCGGCTATTGCACGCCCGGCATGATCATGTCCGGCGTCGACATCATCCGCCGGCACGAGGGCCAGCTCGACGAGGACACGGTGCGCCACGAGCTCGAGGGTAATATCTGCCGCTGCACGGGCTACCACAACATCGTCAAGGCGATCCTCGCCGCGGCGCAGGAGATGCATGGCGAGGTCCGCCAGGCCGCCGAATAG
- a CDS encoding rhodanese-like domain-containing protein has translation MRTAAYQGDVGPEEAWKALSESDAVLIDVRTRAEWAYVGLPDLSPLGRQLFLAEWQSFPTQQVDPEFAGKLVAALGEAGVGQEVPLYFICRSGVRSAAAAAAMTAAGYGPCFNVSGGFEGDRNEAGHRGQINGWKAVGLPWTQS, from the coding sequence TTGCGTACAGCGGCTTATCAGGGTGACGTCGGACCGGAGGAGGCCTGGAAGGCTCTCTCAGAGTCGGATGCCGTGCTGATCGATGTGCGCACGCGTGCCGAATGGGCCTATGTCGGTCTCCCGGATCTATCGCCCCTGGGGCGCCAGCTTTTTTTAGCAGAGTGGCAATCTTTTCCCACGCAACAGGTCGATCCGGAGTTTGCCGGAAAGCTTGTGGCAGCCCTTGGGGAGGCTGGGGTCGGGCAGGAGGTGCCGCTCTATTTCATCTGCCGGTCGGGAGTGCGTTCCGCTGCAGCAGCGGCGGCCATGACGGCGGCAGGGTATGGTCCATGTTTCAACGTTTCGGGAGGGTTCGAGGGGGACCGCAACGAGGCTGGACATCGCGGGCAGATCAACGGCTGGAAAGCGGTGGGATTGCCCTGGACACAGTCGTGA
- the rpsT gene encoding 30S ribosomal protein S20, with translation MANTPSARKAARKIEQRTATNKARRSRLRTFLRQVEEAIASGNSQAAQSALREAQPELMRGASKGVLHKNTAARKMSRLAQRVKALG, from the coding sequence ATGGCCAATACACCTTCGGCCAGGAAGGCTGCTCGGAAGATCGAGCAGCGCACGGCCACCAACAAGGCGCGGCGCTCGCGCCTGCGCACTTTCCTGCGGCAGGTCGAAGAGGCCATCGCCTCGGGCAACTCCCAGGCCGCCCAGAGCGCTCTGCGCGAGGCGCAGCCGGAATTGATGCGCGGCGCTTCCAAGGGCGTCCTGCACAAGAATACTGCGGCGCGGAAGATGTCGCGTTTGGCACAGCGCGTGAAGGCCCTCGGCTGA